In Aureibaculum algae, the following are encoded in one genomic region:
- the kbl gene encoding glycine C-acetyltransferase, with protein MYSNIKQYLQNELQDIKEAGLYKSERIITSAQDAVIKISTGQEVINFCANNYLGLSNHPEVIQAAKDTMDTHGYGMSSVRFICGTQDIHKELEKRIASFYGFEDTILYAAAFDANGGIFEPLLGKEDAIISDSLNHASIIDGVRLCKAARYRYENNNMEELEARLKEANEAGARFKLIVTDGVFSMDGIVASLDKICDLAEKYDAMVMVDECHATGFIGKTGKGTLELKNVLNRVDIVTGTLGKALGGAMGGYTTAKKEIIELLRQRSRPYLFSNSLAPAIVGASLKVFDLLENDTSLRDKLEWNTNYFRNGMEKAGFDLVGADAAIVPVMLYDAKLSQDMANALLDEGIYVIGFFFPVVPKEKARIRVQLSAAHSQEHLDKAIAAFTKVGKQLNVIQ; from the coding sequence ATGTATAGCAATATCAAACAATATTTACAAAACGAATTACAAGATATTAAAGAAGCAGGTTTATATAAATCTGAACGAATTATTACTTCCGCACAAGATGCCGTTATTAAAATATCTACTGGTCAAGAGGTGATTAATTTTTGTGCAAATAATTATTTAGGACTTTCTAACCATCCAGAAGTTATTCAAGCAGCAAAAGACACCATGGACACACATGGTTACGGTATGTCTTCCGTTCGTTTTATTTGTGGTACACAAGACATTCATAAAGAATTAGAAAAACGTATCGCTAGTTTTTATGGCTTTGAAGACACTATTTTATATGCTGCTGCTTTTGATGCCAATGGCGGAATTTTTGAACCCCTTTTAGGAAAAGAAGATGCTATTATTTCTGATTCTTTAAATCATGCTTCAATTATTGATGGTGTTCGTTTGTGTAAAGCAGCACGTTATCGTTATGAAAATAACAATATGGAGGAATTGGAAGCTCGATTAAAAGAAGCCAATGAAGCGGGAGCCCGATTTAAACTAATTGTTACAGACGGCGTATTTTCAATGGATGGAATTGTTGCTAGCTTAGATAAAATATGTGATTTAGCTGAAAAATATGATGCCATGGTCATGGTAGATGAATGTCACGCGACAGGATTTATTGGTAAAACAGGAAAAGGTACATTAGAATTAAAAAATGTACTAAACCGTGTTGATATTGTTACAGGTACATTAGGAAAAGCATTGGGTGGAGCCATGGGTGGATACACAACCGCTAAAAAGGAAATTATTGAACTATTAAGACAACGTTCTAGACCTTATTTATTTTCAAATTCATTAGCACCAGCTATTGTTGGAGCCTCTTTAAAAGTATTTGACTTGCTAGAAAATGACACTTCCTTACGAGATAAATTAGAGTGGAACACTAATTATTTCCGTAACGGGATGGAAAAAGCAGGGTTTGATCTTGTCGGTGCAGATGCGGCAATTGTGCCGGTTATGTTATACGATGCAAAATTATCTCAAGATATGGCAAATGCACTGTTAGATGAAGGTATATATGTTATTGGATTCTTCTTTCCTGTGGTACCAAAAGAAAAAGCACGAATTAGAGTACAGTTATCGGCAGCACACAGTCAAGAACATTTAGATAAGGCAATCGCTGCTTTTACTAAAGTAGGAAAACAACTTAATGTCATTCAATAA
- a CDS encoding 6-pyruvoyl trahydropterin synthase family protein, which produces MSIIRITKHFDFETAHALYGYDGKCKNIHGHSYQLYVTIVGTPINDANHVKNGMVLDFGDLKKIVKSEVVDIFDHATVLNANSPHKELAAKIESHSSRVILVDYQPTSENMLVDFADKISKKLPKSVNLHSLKLCETNNSHAEWFAEDQ; this is translated from the coding sequence ATGAGCATCATACGAATTACTAAACATTTCGATTTTGAAACGGCACATGCACTATATGGTTACGATGGTAAGTGTAAAAATATTCACGGACATAGTTATCAATTGTATGTTACCATAGTTGGTACCCCAATTAATGATGCCAATCATGTAAAAAACGGAATGGTACTCGATTTTGGAGATTTAAAAAAAATTGTAAAATCAGAAGTTGTAGATATTTTTGACCATGCCACTGTTTTAAATGCGAATTCACCACATAAAGAATTGGCTGCTAAAATTGAAAGTCATTCGTCAAGAGTAATTTTGGTAGATTATCAGCCAACAAGTGAAAACATGCTGGTAGATTTTGCAGACAAAATCAGTAAGAAATTACCAAAATCGGTGAACCTACATTCTTTAAAATTATGCGAAACCAATAATTCGCATGCAGAATGGTTTGCTGAAGATCAGTAA
- a CDS encoding UDP-2,3-diacylglucosamine diphosphatase, translating to MNITIPSNKKIYFASDQHLGLPNHKDSLVREKIFIKWLDTVKQDAEAIFLLGDLFDFWFEYKKVVPKGFIRVLGKLAEIRDSGIPIYFFVGNHDLWMDDYFEKELVIPVYHKPKEYIINNKTFLIGHGDGLGPGDKGYKRMKKVFTNPVSKWLYRWLHPDIGMRLGVYLSTKNKMISGDEDAKFLGEENEWLAQYCKRKLETKHYDYFIFGHRHLPMEIEVGDNSKYINLGDWINHLTYGVFDGDTIELKKHITE from the coding sequence ATGAACATCACCATTCCTAGCAACAAAAAAATATATTTCGCATCTGATCAACACTTGGGGTTACCCAATCATAAAGATAGCTTAGTACGCGAAAAGATTTTTATAAAATGGTTAGATACTGTCAAGCAAGATGCAGAAGCCATTTTTTTATTAGGCGATCTCTTCGATTTTTGGTTCGAGTATAAAAAGGTTGTACCAAAAGGATTTATTCGTGTGTTGGGCAAACTAGCCGAAATTAGAGACAGTGGCATCCCTATTTACTTCTTTGTCGGTAATCACGATTTATGGATGGATGATTATTTTGAAAAAGAATTGGTCATTCCAGTATATCACAAACCTAAAGAATATATCATCAATAATAAAACATTCTTAATTGGTCATGGAGATGGTTTAGGCCCAGGAGACAAAGGCTATAAAAGAATGAAAAAAGTATTTACCAATCCTGTTTCAAAATGGTTATACCGTTGGTTGCATCCTGATATTGGTATGCGATTAGGAGTGTATTTATCAACCAAAAACAAAATGATTTCTGGAGATGAAGATGCCAAATTTTTAGGCGAAGAAAATGAATGGTTGGCACAATATTGCAAACGAAAATTAGAAACAAAACATTACGATTATTTTATCTTTGGACACCGCCATTTACCTATGGAAATTGAAGTTGGAGATAACAGTAAATACATCAATTTGGGCGATTGGATTAACCATTTAACCTATGGTGTTTTTGATGGAGATACTATAGAGTTAAAAAAACATATTACTGAATAA
- the radA gene encoding DNA repair protein RadA: MAKTKTTFFCQNCGTQHAQWAGKCNVCNEWNTIVEEVIQKEEKRAWKQSSPSKKVAKPLKINDIAINEEDRIDTQNNELNRVLGGGLVKGSMTLLGGEPGIGKSTLILQVALTINKKVLYVSGEESQSQIKMRAERLKNTNTECLILTETKTQNIFKSIEETQPDVVVIDSIQTLQTDAIEASPGSISQIRETTAELIKFAKETATPVILIGHITKEGTIAGPKILEHMVDVVLQFEGDRNHTYRILRAQKNRFGSTAELGIYEMQGSGLREVENPSEILISEKDESLSGTAIGATLEGMRPLMIEVQALVSTAVYGTPQRSTTGYNTKRLNMILAVLEKRAGFRLGAKDVFLNIAGGISVDDPAIDLAVVASILSSNEDEAIPQDYCFAAEVGLAGEIRPVNRVEQRILEAEKLGFQKIMVSKYNKIPSKKYNIKIVLVSKIEDVYQQLF, encoded by the coding sequence ATGGCCAAAACGAAAACAACCTTTTTCTGTCAAAATTGCGGTACACAACACGCTCAATGGGCAGGTAAATGTAATGTATGTAACGAATGGAATACCATTGTTGAAGAAGTAATTCAAAAAGAAGAAAAACGTGCTTGGAAACAATCTTCACCTTCCAAAAAGGTAGCAAAACCCCTAAAGATAAATGATATTGCCATTAATGAAGAAGATAGAATTGACACTCAAAACAATGAGCTCAATAGAGTATTAGGTGGGGGCTTAGTAAAAGGTTCTATGACGCTATTAGGTGGCGAACCTGGTATTGGTAAGTCAACCTTGATTTTGCAAGTAGCCTTAACCATAAATAAAAAAGTACTATATGTTTCGGGCGAGGAAAGTCAATCGCAAATTAAAATGCGAGCAGAAAGGCTTAAAAACACTAATACAGAATGTTTGATTCTTACTGAAACTAAAACCCAAAACATCTTTAAAAGTATAGAAGAAACTCAACCAGATGTCGTTGTAATTGACTCTATTCAAACTTTACAAACTGATGCTATTGAAGCGTCACCTGGTAGTATTTCTCAAATACGAGAAACCACTGCTGAACTCATAAAATTTGCTAAAGAAACGGCAACACCTGTTATTTTAATTGGTCATATTACCAAAGAAGGAACTATTGCAGGACCAAAAATTTTAGAACACATGGTAGATGTGGTTTTACAGTTTGAAGGCGACAGAAACCATACCTATCGTATTTTACGAGCACAGAAAAACCGTTTCGGTTCCACTGCAGAACTTGGTATTTACGAAATGCAAGGTTCAGGATTACGAGAAGTTGAAAACCCATCTGAAATACTGATTTCAGAAAAGGACGAATCTTTAAGCGGTACTGCTATTGGAGCAACATTAGAAGGCATGCGACCCTTAATGATAGAAGTTCAAGCTTTAGTGAGCACAGCTGTTTACGGTACACCTCAACGATCAACAACAGGTTATAATACAAAAAGGCTCAATATGATTTTAGCCGTATTAGAAAAACGAGCAGGATTCCGTTTGGGTGCAAAAGATGTCTTTTTAAATATTGCAGGGGGAATTTCAGTAGACGACCCAGCAATTGATTTAGCAGTTGTAGCTTCTATACTTTCTTCGAATGAAGATGAAGCCATTCCTCAAGATTATTGCTTTGCTGCTGAAGTTGGTTTGGCGGGTGAAATTAGACCCGTTAATCGTGTTGAACAACGCATTTTAGAAGCTGAAAAACTTGGGTTTCAAAAAATTATGGTATCTAAATACAACAAAATTCCATCTAAAAAGTATAACATTAAAATAGTACTCGTTTCTAAAATTGAAGATGTATATCAGCAGTTATTTTAG
- a CDS encoding class I SAM-dependent methyltransferase yields the protein MTSNSQFFDELSDDYDVMINFENALKNKTSFFKNFLLTNYKTVLDLGCGTAADSIALSKLGLQVDAIDHSKGMLQQAKKNAKKFDANINFIESGLTTFSIKDKRYDFIVSLGNTIANINMQEVSGLMSKLYGILNFGGEVLFQIVNYAKLPESGIHILNVYENDEVSILRKYNINTNDIDFIIEKNDKKKKQVSQIITTLYPHSKSGFEKIATEIGFTCNFYGNLKKDNFVATNSPNLVVQLKKVK from the coding sequence ATGACTTCAAATAGCCAATTTTTTGATGAGCTTTCCGATGATTATGATGTAATGATCAATTTTGAAAATGCACTTAAGAATAAAACCTCTTTTTTTAAAAACTTTCTGTTAACAAATTATAAGACGGTTCTCGATTTAGGTTGCGGTACAGCAGCAGATTCCATTGCATTGTCTAAATTAGGACTACAGGTTGATGCCATTGATCACTCTAAAGGAATGTTGCAGCAAGCCAAAAAAAATGCAAAAAAATTTGATGCTAATATTAATTTTATAGAATCTGGGTTAACTACATTTTCGATAAAAGATAAGAGATATGATTTTATTGTTTCTCTAGGCAACACCATTGCCAATATCAATATGCAAGAGGTTAGTGGTCTAATGTCGAAACTCTATGGTATTTTAAATTTTGGTGGTGAGGTACTTTTCCAAATTGTAAATTATGCGAAGCTGCCCGAAAGTGGCATTCATATACTGAATGTATATGAAAATGATGAGGTTTCTATACTTAGAAAGTACAATATCAATACAAACGATATTGACTTTATCATAGAAAAAAATGACAAGAAAAAGAAACAAGTTAGCCAGATAATAACAACGTTATACCCTCATTCAAAAAGTGGTTTTGAAAAAATAGCAACTGAAATTGGATTCACTTGTAACTTCTATGGAAATTTAAAAAAGGATAATTTTGTAGCTACAAATTCACCAAATCTTGTTGTGCAGCTAAAGAAAGTTAAGTAG
- a CDS encoding ribonuclease E inhibitor RraB, whose protein sequence is MRKKISTSVFLLLCVFLSSYAQDDWGNYVIEKEKGIMSVTVNYKYMLGKPNYKNIVLVGKRTSKCFKNGMPNAEGLEEIYDYSDAVADIIVKSSKKNRLVGILTYQCTGFDVYYVKDTINLRNKIDSLYKNKFTDSKNYLVINRDKKWHYYKDVLYPKDVSDSFFMSQDLLSQLFLEGVDLTQKRKINHYFYFKKDKNREQFLEKIKTIDFKVDSLKFDENNDFPYELQIHREDELYPTFMAELTKVLKSLALSNVGYYDGWGID, encoded by the coding sequence ATGAGAAAAAAGATATCTACAAGTGTTTTTCTGTTGCTATGCGTTTTTTTATCAAGTTATGCTCAAGATGATTGGGGCAACTATGTTATTGAAAAGGAAAAGGGTATAATGTCTGTAACCGTCAATTACAAATACATGCTGGGTAAACCCAATTATAAAAATATAGTATTGGTTGGTAAGAGAACAAGTAAATGTTTTAAAAACGGTATGCCAAATGCTGAAGGTCTAGAAGAAATTTATGACTATTCAGATGCTGTAGCTGATATCATTGTTAAATCATCTAAAAAAAATAGGTTGGTAGGTATATTGACTTACCAATGCACAGGTTTTGATGTGTATTATGTAAAAGATACGATCAACCTTAGAAATAAAATTGATTCGTTATATAAAAATAAATTCACTGATTCTAAAAATTATTTGGTTATTAACCGAGATAAAAAATGGCATTATTATAAAGATGTACTTTACCCTAAAGATGTATCTGATAGCTTTTTTATGAGCCAAGACCTATTAAGTCAATTGTTTTTAGAAGGTGTAGATCTTACTCAGAAACGCAAAATAAATCATTATTTTTATTTTAAAAAGGACAAGAATAGAGAGCAGTTTTTAGAAAAAATTAAAACGATTGATTTCAAAGTTGATTCTTTAAAGTTTGATGAAAATAATGACTTTCCTTATGAGTTGCAAATACACCGAGAAGATGAATTGTATCCCACATTTATGGCAGAATTGACAAAAGTATTAAAATCATTGGCGCTTTCTAATGTTGGTTATTATGACGGATGGGGAATTGATTAA
- a CDS encoding DUF6845 domain-containing protein, translated as MKFKIVFVLAALIVVSCGKLGDKASSALDAVSDMGSGGANSVIAYNNAMVDYMNDAGDKITKAGDDYEKMSNMVTQKKKPTLFLAHAFIGSVPDINRERDGIFLLKPGNNLPSEVKEELTNSVKATAEAFENTHEAYKKFKDYYSNEDFKDDDWAKGKEYVDLIKTNIEAFYNKRTEAYKILRPISNQAEIELLKDHPLKESIIASKTDIGIAEEIVDIVYAEEIDVEALNAKYDELEANFTKHKDLTPELLEEHSKASNYKNFYEEIEEYLGEVRKCKRDGKITDREAESIGRDYKSLITYYNRFV; from the coding sequence ATGAAATTCAAAATTGTATTTGTATTAGCAGCACTAATAGTAGTAAGTTGTGGAAAATTAGGAGATAAAGCCAGTAGTGCATTAGATGCCGTAAGTGATATGGGGTCTGGTGGTGCCAATAGTGTTATTGCTTATAATAATGCGATGGTAGACTATATGAATGATGCTGGTGACAAAATTACTAAAGCGGGTGATGATTATGAAAAAATGAGTAACATGGTAACTCAAAAGAAAAAGCCAACATTATTTTTAGCACATGCTTTTATTGGTTCGGTTCCTGATATTAATAGAGAAAGAGACGGTATTTTTTTATTAAAGCCTGGCAACAACCTACCTTCTGAAGTTAAAGAAGAATTGACAAATAGTGTAAAAGCTACAGCAGAGGCATTTGAAAACACACATGAAGCTTATAAAAAGTTTAAGGACTATTATAGTAACGAAGATTTTAAAGATGATGATTGGGCTAAAGGAAAAGAATACGTAGATCTTATTAAGACTAATATTGAAGCTTTTTATAATAAACGTACAGAAGCCTATAAAATCTTAAGACCAATTTCTAATCAAGCAGAAATTGAACTATTAAAAGACCATCCATTAAAAGAAAGTATTATTGCTTCAAAAACAGATATTGGTATTGCTGAAGAAATTGTAGATATAGTGTACGCGGAAGAAATTGATGTTGAGGCATTAAACGCTAAATATGACGAATTAGAAGCTAATTTTACAAAGCATAAAGATTTAACTCCTGAATTATTAGAAGAGCATAGTAAAGCGAGTAATTATAAAAATTTCTATGAAGAAATTGAAGAATATTTAGGAGAGGTTAGAAAGTGTAAGAGGGATGGTAAAATCACTGATCGTGAAGCTGAAAGTATAGGTCGTGATTATAAAAGCCTTATTACTTATTACAATAGGTTCGTTTAA